Proteins encoded together in one Anaerotignum propionicum DSM 1682 window:
- the ylxM gene encoding YlxM family DNA-binding protein — MDEILRLTFLYDFYGELLTEKQKLVFEMHYQNDLSLSEIGEELSISRQAVRDQLKRTEKILIGYEEKLRLVERFQQQQRAVLKMKNILDEIGTGEVSRETTEAIVTMKQIADAILS; from the coding sequence CTGACCTTTCTCTATGATTTTTATGGAGAGCTTTTGACAGAAAAACAAAAGCTGGTGTTTGAGATGCATTATCAGAACGATCTTTCTCTTTCTGAAATCGGAGAAGAATTATCAATCAGCCGACAGGCCGTGCGAGATCAGCTAAAGCGCACAGAGAAAATTTTGATTGGATACGAAGAGAAGCTGCGTTTGGTAGAACGCTTTCAACAGCAGCAAAGAGCTGTGCTTAAAATGAAGAATATTCTTGATGAAATTGGCACAGGTGAAGTTAGTAGAGAAACAACGGAAGCGATTGTTACCATGAAGCAGATTGCTGATGCAATACTATCCTAA